Below is a genomic region from Deinococcus koreensis.
CGGCCCCTGAACCTGGGAGAGGTCGGGCCGGCCTTCGACCCGCCGCTCTGGCGCCTGACCCTGGTGCATCTGGGCCTGGTGCTGCTGTCCACCGTGCTGGTCGTGCTGATCGGCCTGCCCATCGCGGTCGCGGTGACCCGTCCCGCGCGGGCCGCCCTGCGGAGCCTGGCCGAGACGCTGGTCGGGCTGGGTCAGACCGTGCCCACCTTCGCCATCCTGGCCCTGGCCGTGCCGGCCCTGGGCTTCGGCTGGAAGCCCACCCTGCTGGGCCTCGTGGTCTACGGCCTGGTGCCGGTGGTCAGCAACGCGGTGGCGGGACTGCAGAACGTGGACGGCGGCGCCCTGGACGCCGCCCGGGGCATGGGCATGACCACGGCCCAGCGCCTGTGGCGGGTCGAGCTGCCCCTGGCCCTGCCCGTCATCCTGGCCGGCGTCCGCACCAGCACGGTCTACAACGTCGGCACCGCCACGGTGGGCGCGGCGCTGGGGGCAGGCGGCCTGGGCGAACCGATCATCAACGGGCTCTCCCAGCAGAACACCGCCCTGGTACTCGTCGGCGCCCTCCTGGCCGCGCTGCTGGCCCTGAGCCTGGACGCTGCGCTGGGGCTCATCGCCCCCAGGGATGCGGATTGAACCCAGCAACAGGGCGAGCCGGGGGCATCACATGGAGAGGCGTCCTGGCTGCTTCACCGTTCCAGCAGAGCGGCGCCGTGCAGGCGTGTCGGCTCTCTCCAGAGGGCACGCGACCCCCTACCGATCCGGTGAAATGGCTGCGTGCGCCCCGGCCATCTGCGACCTTTCTCACATTTCCGGGTTAAGATAGGTTTCATGCAGACCTCAAGGCGGACTCCTGGTGCCAGGGCTGCCCGCTTCATCTCCGCGACCCCGTTCGGCCCAGCCTCTGCGCTGGGCCGCTGTCTTTCCGGTCGGCGGGGCAGGGAGCGACCGGGCTGAACCCTGGGCCAGCACCGCTGATCCCCACACAGCCGATCCCAGGACATCCATGTAAGAGGCCGCCGCACCACCACTCCCCCGAGGTGACACCGTGACCCAGACCGCCGATCAGCCCGCCTTCCAGCCCGGTGACCGCGTCGTCCTGCCCCCGTACGGCCTCGGCACCGTGCAGGGCACCTGCCACCGGCCGATGGACGGAGAAACGCAGGCGTACTATCAGGTCGAGTTCGCGAACACGTCCAGCCGCGCCTTCGTGCCGGTCGCGGCCCCGGACGGCACCGGGATGCGCGCCGCGCTGACCGCCCGGGATATGCCGGCCCTGCTGGCGTCACTGAAGACCAGCACGCTCAACCTGCCCCGGCAGTGGGCGGCCCGCCACCGCCGGGTCACCGAGATCCTGGCCAGCGGCGATCCCTTCGAACTGGCCGTCCTGACCTGCGAGCTGCGGCGCTGGAACGTCCAGCGTGGGCTGCCCGATCTGGATCGTCAGGCCCTGCGCCGGGCCATTCGCCTGCTGGAGCAGGAGGTTCGTGGCCTGGACGATCAGGCCGCCGAGCATGTGCAGCTGATCCTGACCACCGCCTGGAATGAGGCGCCGCAGGTCACAGCCCCTGCAGCTTCGTAAGCCAGCGCCAGCAGCGCCCATAACTACTGCAACCAAGCAGCAAAAGGCACCCCCCCTACATGCGTAGGGGGGGTGCCAGGGCTGCGGGGGAAGAAGAGAAGCGGAGCGCTGTAGAAAGGAGGTGATCCAACCGCACCTTCCGGTACAGTTACCTTGTTACGACTTCACCCCAGTCATGAACCACAGCCTAGACGCCTGCCGTGAGGCTCCCGGCGGTTTCAGCTGCAATTTACTCCCATGGTGTGACGGGCGGTGTGTACAAGGCCCGGGAACGTATTCACCGCGGTATGCTGACCCACGATTACTAGCGATTCCAACTTCACGGAGTCGAGTTGCAGACTCCGATCTGAACTGGGGCCGACTTTCAGCGATTCGCTCACTCTCGCGAGTTCGCAGCGCGTTGTATCGGCCATTGTAGCACGTGTGTCGCCCAGGTCGTAAGGACCATGCTGACTAGACGTCATCCCCGCCTTCCTCCTACTTTCATAGGCAGTCCCTCCAGAGTGCCCAACCCAATGCTGGCAACTGGAAGTAGGGGTTGCGCTCGTTGCGGGACTTAACCCAACATCTCACGACACGAGCTGACGACAGCCATGCAGCACCTGTCTCATGGCTCCCCGAAGGGCACCCTCTGATCTCTCAAAGGTTCCATGGATGTCAAGACCTGGTAAGGTTCTTCGCGTTGCTTCGAATTAAACCACATGCTCCACCGCTTGTGCGGGCCCCCGTCAATTTCTTTGAGTTTCAACCTTGCGGCCGTACTTCCCAGGCGGTACGTTTATCGCGTTAGCTTCGCCCATGACAGCATCCTGCCATGAGCCAACGTACATCGTTTAGGGTGTGGACTACCCGGGTATCTAATCCGGTTCGCTCCCCACACTTTCGCGCCTCAGCGTCACCTTCTGTCCAAGAACCTGCCTTCGCCATTGGTGTTCCTCCTGGTATCTACGCATTCCACCGCTACACCAGGAATTCCAGTTCTCTCTCCAGAGGTCCAGTCCACCAGTCTCCAGTCCATCCCTGCGGTTGAGCCGCAGTCTTTAAAACCAGACTTAGTGAACCGCCTACACGCCCTTTACGCCCAGTGATTCCGGGTAACGCTTGCACCCTCCGTATTACCGCGGCTGCTGGCACGGAGTTAGCCGGTGCTATTACTCTGGTACCGTCATCCCGCTCGTCGCGTCTTTCGTCCCAGATTCAGAGGTTTACGATCCGAAAACCTTCATCCCTCACGCGGCGTCGCTCCATCAGGGTTGCCCCCATTGTGGAAGATTCCTAACTGCTGCCTCCCGTAGGA
It encodes:
- a CDS encoding CarD family transcriptional regulator encodes the protein MTQTADQPAFQPGDRVVLPPYGLGTVQGTCHRPMDGETQAYYQVEFANTSSRAFVPVAAPDGTGMRAALTARDMPALLASLKTSTLNLPRQWAARHRRVTEILASGDPFELAVLTCELRRWNVQRGLPDLDRQALRRAIRLLEQEVRGLDDQAAEHVQLILTTAWNEAPQVTAPAAS
- a CDS encoding ABC transporter permease; protein product: MTRSLSPPAHARPGPRRPWGALLWPALLGLCLWPGVLPALLRPLNLGEVGPAFDPPLWRLTLVHLGLVLLSTVLVVLIGLPIAVAVTRPARAALRSLAETLVGLGQTVPTFAILALAVPALGFGWKPTLLGLVVYGLVPVVSNAVAGLQNVDGGALDAARGMGMTTAQRLWRVELPLALPVILAGVRTSTVYNVGTATVGAALGAGGLGEPIINGLSQQNTALVLVGALLAALLALSLDAALGLIAPRDAD